Proteins from a single region of Spirochaetota bacterium:
- a CDS encoding metallopeptidase TldD-related protein has product MNKKLENIYENNKLNLSNSLKAQDDISILINNIISYINKTEFYIVGKIKICKLISSSITNGNINNYFNIKEAGIGFHLFDKNGFSIFVSTFDLNMNKIKALINNGMNLLKKYNKICNDPNKNIFELQPIKARLEKKSNVDIDKINSEKFQRDFLEFYNNLPKENDISYSIGISLKNIDNFIFRSDGTDIYYNEFYSIITGDLSISSNSKASIYYKIHKFGLDILNDKDKLEEFLSLTSKNNKLVKDLSLAENVDGGSYNLIIDYALAKGLAHEAFGHAAETDFVENSILSKNGIFNKGLKVGKSFLNIIDESFDNEWAYTPFSDYGLIRKKVYIVKDGILNNGLSDVFSYKKAQTELTGAERSERYSDIPIPRMSNIRIELNPDFVYKDNIFNKNFNEIKPSEILNYVLENKLFKNDKDTLLLSGYSGGQVDTVKGNFVFNCQAIYKVENNKIKIFKPSVFSGITLKTLDSISFGIGNLKLDAIGRCGKSGQSVNSSGGSHYFLGINYNENIIIGGK; this is encoded by the coding sequence ATGAATAAAAAATTAGAAAATATATATGAAAACAATAAACTAAATCTTTCAAATAGTTTAAAAGCACAAGATGATATATCAATACTAATAAATAATATTATTAGCTATATTAATAAAACTGAATTCTATATAGTTGGAAAAATTAAAATATGCAAATTAATCTCTTCTTCTATAACAAATGGTAACATTAATAATTATTTTAATATCAAAGAAGCTGGAATAGGTTTTCATCTTTTTGATAAAAATGGTTTTTCTATTTTTGTCTCAACTTTTGATTTAAATATGAATAAGATAAAAGCTTTAATAAATAATGGTATGAATTTACTTAAAAAATATAATAAAATTTGCAATGATCCTAATAAAAATATTTTTGAATTACAACCTATTAAAGCAAGATTAGAAAAAAAAAGCAATGTTGATATAGATAAAATTAATTCAGAAAAATTTCAGAGGGACTTCTTAGAATTCTATAATAATTTACCTAAAGAGAATGATATTTCATACTCCATAGGAATCTCACTAAAAAATATTGATAATTTTATTTTTAGATCAGATGGAACAGATATATATTATAATGAATTTTATTCAATTATTACAGGAGATCTTTCAATATCTTCGAATTCAAAAGCTTCTATTTATTATAAAATTCATAAATTTGGATTAGATATCCTAAATGATAAAGACAAACTTGAAGAATTTTTAAGTCTAACCTCAAAAAATAATAAACTTGTAAAAGATTTATCTTTAGCAGAAAATGTTGATGGTGGATCTTATAATCTTATTATAGATTATGCCCTAGCTAAAGGCTTAGCACATGAAGCATTTGGCCATGCTGCTGAAACTGATTTTGTTGAAAACTCAATACTTTCAAAAAATGGAATTTTTAATAAAGGTTTAAAAGTAGGCAAATCTTTTTTAAATATAATAGATGAATCTTTCGATAATGAATGGGCTTATACTCCATTTTCAGATTATGGGCTTATTAGAAAAAAAGTCTATATTGTCAAAGATGGAATATTAAATAATGGACTTTCGGATGTTTTTTCTTATAAAAAAGCTCAAACTGAATTAACAGGAGCTGAAAGGTCAGAAAGATATTCAGACATACCAATTCCAAGAATGTCAAATATAAGAATAGAACTTAATCCTGACTTTGTTTACAAAGATAATATTTTCAATAAAAACTTTAATGAAATTAAGCCATCAGAAATTTTAAATTATGTTCTAGAAAATAAACTTTTTAAAAATGACAAAGATACATTACTGCTATCTGGTTATAGTGGAGGTCAAGTAGACACTGTTAAAGGAAATTTTGTTTTTAATTGTCAAGCCATTTACAAAGTTGAAAATAACAAAATAAAGATATTTAAACCATCAGTTTTTTCCGGAATAACTCTAAAAACACTAGATTCTATAAGTTTTGGTATAGGGAATTTAAAACTTGATGCCATTGGAAGATGTGGTAAATCAGGACAGAGCGTTAATTCTTCAGGTGGATCACATTACTTTTTAGGAATAAATTACAATGAGAATATAATAATTGGAGGAAAATAA
- a CDS encoding metallopeptidase TldD-related protein, translated as MIIFNNEREAEVIKDIDKNFLEDLININQVNSLSNKIKSIIKNTKEVKQFMFNISKETSYYFGINNNNIGNVYSPISISEDFSGSLTIIWKDNKISLVDLDYEKIVNFENYLNFFRDISYEEKFVPEILKDQNFRDYKSFDNLLIENIKNNNFELFEKVFEVFNFFKENGVKFSNVDLSYSIYYETFCNSEDLYFGKIYSENGLSYDFDSLLYYSNAKHKKLEKSDLDEFINFFSLFYNKLVPIEYKKINTNNVIFLSPVFYSLLNFYFGYNLDGKNIYYNKSFFNMKDFENNKEISNKKFDLYFDPFLDYELSSYAISTEGLTPQKTTFIKDGKLTQPSITLKSSKMLNMPPNNGFGNGKLILEPFDNNLVEFINEIDDCYIIFDILGLHTQEPISGNFSLSVSTGLLKEKGNFVGLIKGNINGNIFDIFRSGNFKILKNNYNNKYSFYTKLNILN; from the coding sequence ATGATAATTTTTAATAATGAAAGAGAAGCAGAAGTAATAAAAGATATAGATAAAAATTTTTTAGAAGACCTTATTAATATTAATCAAGTAAATAGTTTATCAAACAAAATTAAAAGTATTATTAAAAATACAAAAGAAGTTAAACAGTTCATGTTTAACATTTCTAAAGAAACATCTTATTATTTTGGAATAAACAATAATAATATTGGAAATGTATATAGTCCAATAAGTATAAGTGAAGATTTTTCTGGATCATTGACAATTATCTGGAAAGATAATAAGATATCTCTTGTTGATCTTGATTATGAAAAAATAGTAAATTTTGAAAACTATCTTAATTTCTTTAGAGATATCTCTTATGAAGAAAAATTTGTACCAGAAATATTAAAAGATCAGAATTTTAGAGATTATAAATCATTCGACAATCTTTTGATAGAAAATATTAAAAATAATAATTTTGAATTGTTTGAAAAAGTATTTGAAGTGTTTAATTTTTTTAAAGAAAATGGAGTTAAATTTTCTAATGTAGATTTAAGTTATTCTATTTACTATGAAACTTTTTGTAACTCAGAGGATCTATATTTTGGAAAAATTTACTCGGAAAATGGTTTATCATATGATTTTGATTCACTTCTTTATTATTCAAACGCAAAGCATAAAAAACTTGAAAAAAGTGATCTTGATGAATTTATTAATTTTTTTTCCTTGTTTTATAATAAACTAGTTCCTATTGAATACAAAAAAATAAATACAAATAATGTAATATTTTTATCTCCTGTATTTTATAGTCTTCTAAATTTTTATTTTGGATATAATTTGGATGGAAAAAATATTTATTATAATAAATCTTTTTTTAATATGAAAGATTTTGAAAATAATAAAGAAATATCAAATAAGAAATTTGATCTTTATTTTGATCCATTTTTAGATTATGAACTTTCAAGTTATGCTATCTCAACTGAAGGATTAACTCCACAAAAAACAACTTTTATAAAGGATGGAAAACTTACTCAACCATCTATAACTTTGAAAAGTTCAAAAATGCTAAATATGCCTCCAAATAATGGTTTTGGAAATGGTAAATTAATATTAGAACCTTTTGATAATAATTTGGTAGAATTTATTAATGAAATTGATGACTGTTATATTATATTTGATATATTAGGATTACATACACAAGAACCAATATCTGGAAACTTTTCACTTTCTGTTTCTACCGGCCTTCTAAAAGAAAAAGGCAATTTTGTTGGATTAATTAAAGGAAATATAAACGGGAATATTTTTGATATTTTTAGAAGTGGAAATTTTAAAATATTAAAAAACAACTACAATAATAAATACTCTTTTTATACTAAATTAAACATTTTAAATTAA
- a CDS encoding L-serine ammonia-lyase, iron-sulfur-dependent, subunit alpha yields the protein MNLFRIREFLLSMLDFTYGCTEPAAIALNGAKSKEILIDYLYEKYNDFDNENILQNSLIFFIIDKMTYKNAYNVGIPLCNIKGIKESYFSGFLFGNSKDKLEIFNSIKEQELLLIKQILNNNNNYISNDKISNISYKKLSFLIHLSKKLKIKTVEFNRLLLLTLILIKDKIFIIKTEEFHDKIEILQINLRDLINRISNIDKKFIIKNLNDVNNISNFINKITSKSTFIKLINLFFDGKENRIEKRYLLNKEIYYIETWYHIIDELYNDKEIKEKIVEGAVCNVLTSYEKNELTCIDDNFVSSAIYNRMIGKRLKVLACAKSGNKGITALASVLNYYLTRNHKSLIDEVLINYCEEKRDYYYSIIKKIVLQDVKLIKSLILSCLITSIITYKFGFISSICGVIYGAGAGFLGAILYYDDRLELFEKAFLNYISTFGGVFCDGAKTSCASRGYVSVKTAIKAKDLIDKSFVFSYKDGYLGKNFMNTLDNLTKFNSILNKINSKMIDILESK from the coding sequence ATGAATTTATTTAGAATAAGAGAATTTTTATTAAGTATGCTTGATTTTACTTATGGTTGTACAGAACCTGCAGCAATAGCCCTAAATGGGGCTAAATCAAAGGAGATTTTAATTGATTATTTATATGAAAAATATAATGATTTTGATAATGAAAATATATTACAAAATTCTTTAATATTTTTTATTATTGACAAAATGACATATAAAAATGCTTACAATGTAGGGATTCCTCTTTGTAATATAAAAGGAATAAAAGAGTCTTACTTTTCAGGATTTTTATTTGGGAATTCTAAAGATAAATTAGAGATTTTTAATAGTATCAAAGAACAGGAACTTTTACTTATTAAACAAATTTTAAATAATAATAATAATTATATTTCAAATGATAAAATCTCAAATATTAGTTATAAAAAACTAAGTTTCCTTATTCATTTATCAAAAAAATTAAAAATCAAAACTGTAGAATTTAATAGACTCCTATTATTAACACTTATTTTAATTAAGGATAAGATTTTTATTATTAAAACAGAGGAATTTCATGATAAAATAGAAATATTACAAATTAATCTACGAGATTTAATAAATAGAATTAGTAATATTGATAAAAAATTTATTATTAAAAATTTAAATGATGTAAATAACATATCTAACTTTATAAATAAAATTACATCCAAATCTACTTTTATAAAATTGATTAATTTATTTTTTGACGGAAAAGAAAATAGAATTGAAAAGAGATATTTATTGAATAAAGAAATATATTATATTGAAACATGGTACCATATAATTGATGAGTTATATAATGATAAAGAAATTAAAGAAAAAATAGTAGAAGGAGCAGTCTGTAATGTTTTAACATCTTATGAGAAAAATGAATTAACTTGTATTGATGATAATTTTGTTTCTTCAGCAATATATAATAGAATGATTGGTAAAAGGTTAAAAGTTCTTGCATGTGCTAAATCTGGAAATAAAGGTATAACTGCTTTAGCCTCAGTGCTTAATTATTATTTAACAAGAAATCATAAATCGCTTATAGATGAGGTGTTAATAAATTATTGTGAAGAAAAAAGAGATTATTATTATTCTATAATTAAGAAAATAGTTTTACAAGATGTTAAACTTATAAAATCCTTAATTTTGTCATGTTTAATAACAAGTATAATTACTTACAAATTTGGTTTCATATCTTCAATATGTGGTGTTATTTATGGAGCTGGTGCTGGATTTTTAGGAGCTATTTTATATTATGATGATAGATTAGAACTATTTGAGAAAGCTTTTTTAAATTATATATCAACCTTTGGAGGTGTTTTCTGTGATGGTGCTAAAACTTCTTGTGCTTCGAGAGGATATGTATCTGTTAAAACAGCAATTAAAGCAAAAGATTTAATTGATAAAAGCTTTGTTTTTAGTTATAAAGATGGTTATTTAGGAAAGAATTTTATGAATACTCTTGATAATTTAACTAAATTTAATAGTATTTTAAATAAAATAAATTCTAAGATGATAGATATACTTGAGAGTAAGTAA
- a CDS encoding chitobiase/beta-hexosaminidase C-terminal domain-containing protein: MNKKISNFIYILLTIITIIFLFIFSSCSNPVSNTQTSSAGSNSNNNSGNNSGNGNNGGATPLKVEKPVFSLEGGSFDEYITLEITCSTNGSQIWYTLDGSNPEPQSSNLYTTPIFIDKTTTIKAIATKENYQNSDIVEAIYTINKVPLPKFDVNSGVYNNDIKVRIFCDLNDVEIFYTLDGTDPEPYVSDKYNGEQILVNTSLKIKAIAIKDGYINSNISEVSYDLKVSNPEVSLQPGIYYEDKTLTISCQTSKANIWYTTDGTDPKTSPSRILYNNSQININSCMNFRIYAEKTGYIDSNELNVSYTLQCLPPYIDLESGTYFNNQTITLNCPTPGVILYYTLDGSNPIPGSSPQYNSPINIPGSTPSSNGNYKLRVLAVKAGYENSIVSSANYLLKVAKPTFNKNPGKYFEETSVSISTITVGASILYSTNLSDPYINYNAPINLSIPTNLKVKAKKTGYADSDLTQGFYNILFNKIYTNNSSNDIEHLSLVSDFRKFLHVSYYRGGSAKDLYYVNNNPSWKSASPILTTGDVGNYSSIAIDSSDYVHIVFYDATNKNLNYITNRSGSWINSQIDTNGDVGLYCVIKYDYSNDYIHVAYYDSTNGYLKYAKKHVENEEWQIETVDTNGDFNSYISLDLDQNGFPHISYYDAITVSLKYAYFDGTEWIKETIDSTGNVGKYSSIAIDNNNKVYITYYQYKSKSTGALKLATNKNGSWQISYIENIQGFNDGLFNKLVIDSNNNLHIIYCRYFNSTNSYILKYAIINNEGNIEIFTTSNNNLNSAINFSKLNNKIYILGIIGNMLYIYEQN; the protein is encoded by the coding sequence ATGAATAAAAAAATATCAAATTTTATATATATTTTATTAACAATTATCACAATTATTTTTTTATTCATTTTTTCCTCTTGTAGTAATCCTGTTTCAAATACACAAACATCCTCTGCAGGTTCGAACTCAAACAATAATAGTGGTAATAACAGTGGAAATGGAAACAATGGGGGAGCTACACCATTAAAGGTTGAAAAACCTGTTTTTTCTTTAGAAGGTGGAAGTTTTGATGAATATATAACATTAGAAATCACTTGTAGTACTAATGGTTCACAGATATGGTATACTTTAGATGGATCTAACCCAGAACCTCAAAGTTCAAACTTATATACAACTCCAATTTTTATTGATAAAACAACAACTATAAAAGCAATTGCAACTAAAGAAAATTATCAGAATTCTGATATAGTTGAAGCTATTTACACTATAAATAAAGTTCCCCTTCCAAAATTTGATGTTAATAGCGGAGTTTATAATAATGATATAAAAGTTAGAATCTTTTGCGATTTAAATGATGTTGAAATTTTTTATACATTGGACGGAACTGATCCAGAACCATATGTATCTGATAAATACAATGGAGAACAGATTTTGGTTAACACTTCATTAAAAATTAAAGCAATAGCCATTAAAGATGGTTATATAAATTCTAATATTTCTGAAGTTTCATATGATTTAAAAGTTTCAAATCCAGAAGTTAGCTTACAACCTGGTATTTATTATGAAGATAAAACTCTTACAATATCATGTCAAACAAGTAAAGCAAATATATGGTATACAACAGATGGAACAGACCCAAAGACTTCACCATCTCGAATATTATATAACAATTCTCAGATTAACATAAATAGTTGTATGAACTTTAGAATTTATGCTGAAAAAACAGGATATATTGATTCTAACGAATTAAATGTTTCTTATACATTACAATGTTTGCCTCCTTATATTGACTTAGAAAGTGGTACTTATTTTAATAATCAAACTATAACACTTAATTGCCCAACTCCAGGTGTAATTCTATACTACACTCTAGATGGAAGTAACCCAATACCTGGATCATCTCCTCAATATAATTCACCAATAAACATTCCAGGTAGTACACCTTCAAGTAACGGTAATTATAAATTAAGAGTATTAGCAGTAAAAGCAGGGTATGAAAATTCTATTGTTTCTTCTGCCAATTATTTATTAAAAGTTGCAAAACCAACTTTTAACAAAAATCCTGGTAAATATTTTGAAGAAACTTCTGTCTCTATTTCTACAATAACTGTTGGAGCTTCTATTCTTTACTCTACAAATTTAAGTGATCCATATATTAATTATAATGCACCAATTAATTTATCGATCCCAACAAATCTTAAAGTAAAAGCTAAAAAAACCGGTTATGCTGATTCAGATCTAACTCAAGGTTTTTATAACATTTTATTTAATAAAATATATACAAATAATTCTAGCAATGATATTGAACATTTGTCTTTAGTTTCTGATTTTAGGAAATTTTTACATGTTTCTTATTATCGTGGAGGTTCTGCTAAAGATCTATATTATGTTAATAATAATCCTTCTTGGAAATCTGCAAGTCCTATTTTAACTACAGGAGATGTAGGAAATTATTCTTCTATAGCAATCGATTCATCCGATTATGTTCATATTGTATTTTATGATGCAACAAATAAGAATTTAAATTATATCACAAATAGATCAGGTTCATGGATAAATTCGCAAATTGATACAAATGGAGATGTAGGACTTTATTGTGTTATTAAATATGATTATTCAAATGATTATATTCATGTTGCTTATTATGATTCAACAAATGGTTATTTAAAATATGCTAAAAAGCATGTAGAAAATGAAGAATGGCAAATAGAAACAGTAGATACTAATGGTGATTTTAATTCTTATATTTCTTTAGATCTCGATCAAAATGGTTTTCCTCATATATCTTATTATGATGCAATAACAGTTTCTCTTAAATATGCTTATTTTGATGGAACAGAATGGATTAAAGAAACAATTGATTCTACTGGAAATGTTGGCAAATACTCATCTATTGCTATAGATAACAATAATAAAGTATATATTACATATTATCAATACAAATCAAAATCAACTGGGGCCTTAAAACTTGCAACAAACAAAAATGGATCATGGCAAATTTCATATATTGAAAATATTCAAGGATTTAATGATGGATTGTTTAATAAACTAGTCATTGATTCAAATAACAATTTACATATAATATATTGTAGATATTTTAATTCTACAAATTCTTATATATTAAAATATGCCATAATAAACAATGAAGGAAATATAGAGATATTTACAACATCAAATAATAATCTTAACTCTGCAATCAATTTTAGCAAATTAAATAATAAAATTTATATTCTAGGAATAATTGGAAATATGCTCTATATTTATGAGCAAAATTAA
- a CDS encoding cation-translocating P-type ATPase gives MEDQIRNNLFESKYIVKGITCSSCINIITKVLKNNIDGINEVDINPLSNELRIKSNKTINFITIKNLLNNLGYDLYENNSSILSDGNSFDKNNLAQYNKKNEVKNIKSFLNEKNNLLISIIFSIPLFIKMFFMSNHFNLNLINHYIGVHKILFLNFDIFIDIIFSFIVIFISGYTTLRKAFFSFKNFIFTMDTLIAISAISSFLTVLISPFVRISNFSMIGAMIILINNIGNFIKNRSIKKTNRLLEEISKLSVKEAHLLLEEKNHELIKDQSINKLNIYNNSLLNNINYNTIDVPLERLRPGDIVLVKPGEKIPSDGTIIYGESLIDLSIISGESEPVLKKEGDFIVGGAINKSSYLKIKINKIGEETYIENIKKLIENAQLKKVKIQLFADKITSFFVPIIFILSIFSFFINYFFYDKLATIFLNLSSKINLLKFLENTFLVEIFLKYPKIGFFEKFSLGLYSLISTLVIACPCALGLATPTAIMTGLGVAYKNKILIKNGDFFEKINKIDTIIFDKTGTIISEIPSIEKHIFLKNKKIDRSKLFYREEKIVNNLLLNEDFVLKISKEIENLSNHPISKSITSYINNLFKIKNINKKFLKFKIKIDKFEYFTGKGIKSYISIIKEDDKTKENKIIAENILILSGNYNFIKENGIIINFEKESFNKNSNFFTIDGNIFLIYLINENINEHNLKSVKIINKKNYDIYLLSGDKKERTEELANKLKINNYFYELLPEDKLKIINELQKKGKKIMMVGDGINDAPALKASDIGVAIGTGTDLALESGDIILLSGKIFDLYKAIIIGRKTFNKIKINLFWAFFYNIIMIPLAILGILNPILAEIAMALSSISVVINSLLLKRIKVEF, from the coding sequence ATGGAAGACCAAATAAGAAATAATCTTTTTGAATCAAAATATATTGTAAAAGGGATAACATGTTCATCATGCATTAATATCATTACCAAAGTTCTAAAAAACAATATAGATGGTATTAATGAAGTTGATATAAATCCACTTTCAAATGAATTAAGAATAAAGTCAAACAAAACTATAAATTTTATTACAATAAAAAACCTACTAAATAATTTAGGATATGATCTTTACGAAAATAATAGCTCAATTCTTTCTGATGGTAATTCATTTGATAAAAATAATCTAGCTCAATATAATAAAAAAAATGAAGTAAAAAATATAAAATCATTTTTAAATGAAAAAAATAATCTTTTAATCTCTATTATTTTTTCAATTCCTCTATTTATTAAAATGTTCTTTATGAGCAACCATTTTAATTTAAATTTAATAAATCATTATATAGGTGTTCATAAAATTCTATTTCTCAATTTTGATATTTTTATTGATATTATCTTTTCATTTATAGTTATTTTTATTTCAGGTTATACAACATTAAGAAAAGCTTTTTTTTCTTTTAAAAATTTTATTTTTACAATGGACACATTAATAGCTATAAGTGCTATCTCATCTTTCTTAACAGTTCTTATAAGTCCCTTTGTGAGAATAAGTAATTTCTCAATGATTGGTGCTATGATTATTCTAATTAATAATATAGGAAATTTTATAAAAAATAGATCAATAAAAAAAACTAATAGATTACTTGAAGAAATTTCAAAACTCTCTGTAAAAGAAGCTCATTTATTATTAGAAGAAAAAAATCATGAGTTAATTAAAGATCAATCTATTAATAAGTTAAATATTTATAACAATAGTCTTTTAAATAATATAAACTATAATACAATTGATGTTCCACTAGAAAGACTAAGACCTGGTGATATTGTACTTGTAAAACCAGGTGAAAAAATACCCTCTGATGGTACAATTATTTATGGAGAATCTTTAATTGATCTATCAATAATTTCAGGTGAATCTGAACCTGTACTCAAAAAAGAAGGAGATTTTATTGTTGGAGGCGCTATAAATAAGTCTAGTTATTTAAAAATTAAAATTAATAAAATTGGAGAGGAAACCTATATAGAGAACATTAAAAAGTTAATAGAGAATGCCCAACTTAAAAAAGTCAAAATACAACTTTTTGCTGATAAGATTACAAGCTTCTTTGTTCCTATAATTTTTATACTTTCTATTTTTTCTTTTTTTATTAATTATTTCTTTTACGATAAATTAGCAACAATTTTTTTAAACTTATCTTCAAAAATTAATTTATTAAAATTTTTAGAAAATACTTTTTTAGTTGAAATTTTTTTAAAATATCCAAAAATAGGTTTTTTCGAAAAATTTTCATTGGGCCTTTATTCTCTAATCTCTACTTTAGTTATAGCTTGTCCATGTGCTTTGGGCCTTGCTACTCCAACAGCTATTATGACTGGCTTAGGAGTTGCATATAAAAACAAAATATTAATAAAGAATGGTGACTTTTTTGAAAAAATAAATAAAATTGATACTATAATATTTGATAAAACTGGAACTATAATATCTGAAATTCCTTCCATAGAAAAGCATATATTTTTGAAAAACAAGAAAATAGATAGATCAAAATTATTTTATAGAGAAGAAAAAATAGTTAATAATTTACTTTTAAATGAGGACTTTGTATTAAAAATCTCAAAAGAAATTGAAAATTTATCAAATCATCCTATTTCTAAATCAATTACAAGTTATATTAATAATCTTTTTAAAATAAAAAATATAAATAAAAAATTTTTAAAATTTAAAATAAAAATAGATAAATTTGAATATTTTACTGGAAAAGGAATTAAATCATACATTAGCATTATTAAAGAAGATGATAAAACAAAAGAAAATAAAATTATTGCTGAAAATATATTAATTTTATCCGGAAATTATAATTTTATTAAAGAAAATGGAATTATAATAAATTTTGAAAAGGAAAGTTTTAACAAAAACTCTAATTTTTTTACTATTGATGGTAATATTTTTTTAATATATTTAATAAATGAAAATATAAATGAGCATAACTTAAAATCTGTTAAAATTATAAATAAAAAAAATTATGATATATATTTACTTTCTGGTGATAAAAAAGAAAGAACGGAAGAATTAGCAAATAAATTAAAAATAAATAATTATTTTTATGAACTACTGCCTGAAGATAAACTTAAAATAATCAATGAACTACAAAAAAAGGGTAAAAAAATTATGATGGTAGGAGATGGAATAAATGATGCTCCTGCATTAAAAGCTTCAGATATTGGTGTAGCTATAGGTACTGGAACAGATCTTGCTCTTGAAAGTGGAGATATAATATTACTTTCAGGAAAAATTTTTGATTTGTACAAAGCAATAATAATAGGAAGAAAAACATTTAATAAAATAAAAATAAATTTATTCTGGGCTTTCTTTTATAATATTATTATGATTCCTTTAGCAATTCTTGGAATTTTAAATCCAATTTTAGCAGAAATTGCAATGGCATTAAGTTCTATATCTGTGGTAATTAATTCATTATTACTAAAAAGAATAAAAGTTGAATTTTAA
- a CDS encoding rubrerythrin family protein: MAKSVKGTKTEKNLLAAFAGESQARNRYDYFASVARKEGYIQIAMIFEETALNEKEHAKRFFKFLEGGEVEINAAYPAGKIGTTPENLLAAANGENYEWTTMYQNFADEAEKEGFPEIAQVFRNIAIVEKQHEKRYRALLKNIENRSVFKKDKKVWWKCNNCGFIYEGEEAPQSCPACAHPQSFFEILCENW; this comes from the coding sequence ATGGCTAAATCTGTTAAAGGAACAAAAACTGAAAAAAATTTATTGGCTGCTTTTGCAGGTGAATCACAAGCAAGGAATAGATATGATTATTTTGCATCAGTTGCAAGAAAAGAGGGATATATTCAAATTGCAATGATTTTTGAAGAAACAGCTTTAAATGAAAAAGAACATGCTAAGAGATTTTTTAAGTTTTTAGAGGGAGGTGAAGTTGAAATTAATGCAGCTTATCCAGCAGGGAAAATTGGAACAACTCCTGAAAATTTATTAGCTGCTGCTAATGGAGAGAACTATGAATGGACAACTATGTATCAAAATTTTGCTGATGAAGCTGAAAAGGAAGGTTTTCCAGAGATTGCTCAAGTTTTTAGGAACATTGCAATTGTTGAGAAGCAACATGAAAAAAGATATAGAGCTTTACTTAAAAATATAGAAAATAGAAGTGTCTTTAAAAAGGATAAAAAAGTTTGGTGGAAATGTAATAATTGTGGTTTTATTTATGAAGGAGAAGAAGCACCACAAAGTTGCCCAGCTTGTGCTCATCCTCAAAGCTTCTTTGAAATTTTATGTGAAAACTGGTAA
- a CDS encoding desulfoferrodoxin, which produces MATKMGIYKCKICGNVVEVFIEGEGDLVCCGQEMTLMDEKNREGAGEKHLPVIEDTSNKILVKVGSVPHPMEDSHWIQFIEVVTKDGYILRKELNPGDKPEAIFNVNRSDILYVREFCNLHGLWKV; this is translated from the coding sequence ATGGCAACTAAAATGGGAATTTATAAATGCAAAATTTGTGGTAATGTAGTTGAAGTTTTTATTGAAGGTGAAGGAGATTTGGTTTGTTGTGGGCAAGAGATGACTTTAATGGATGAGAAAAATAGAGAAGGTGCTGGAGAAAAACACTTACCTGTAATTGAGGATACTAGCAATAAAATATTAGTTAAAGTTGGCTCTGTTCCTCATCCAATGGAAGATTCTCACTGGATCCAATTTATTGAAGTTGTTACAAAAGATGGTTATATTTTAAGAAAAGAATTAAACCCTGGAGATAAACCTGAAGCTATTTTTAATGTTAATAGATCAGATATATTATATGTTAGAGAATTCTGTAATTTACATGGGTTGTGGAAAGTTTAA